A genomic region of Ewingella sp. CoE-038-23 contains the following coding sequences:
- a CDS encoding YnfA family protein, with translation MLKTTILFFVTALAEIIGCFLPYLWLRKGGNVWLLFPAALSLAAFAWLLTLHPAASGRVYAAYGGVYIMTALLWLRFVDGVKLSHTDWLGACVALAGMLIIVSGWKAS, from the coding sequence ATGCTCAAAACTACCATACTGTTTTTTGTCACCGCGCTGGCTGAAATCATCGGCTGCTTCTTGCCTTATCTGTGGTTGAGAAAGGGAGGAAACGTTTGGCTGCTGTTTCCCGCGGCGCTGAGCCTCGCGGCGTTTGCCTGGTTGCTTACCCTGCATCCGGCAGCCAGTGGCCGTGTTTATGCGGCCTACGGCGGAGTCTATATTATGACCGCGCTTTTGTGGTTACGTTTTGTCGATGGCGTGAAATTAAGTCATACCGACTGGCTGGGAGCCTGCGTGGCTCTGGCTGGAATGCTGATCATCGTCTCTGGCTGGAAAGCGAGTTAA
- a CDS encoding DUF1283 family protein, with product MNTMFMTQMTRRLLPVALLVMAASWQVSAQAANTNCSGGTCVFSGTGNDAVNNEAARQSKEQWNDTQQLRHSINQRATKSFNKFDKAVDARDACEASQNLNAYWEPNTERCLDRRTGRALLAP from the coding sequence ATGAATACAATGTTTATGACCCAAATGACCCGCCGGTTGTTACCGGTTGCCCTGTTGGTCATGGCGGCAAGTTGGCAGGTTTCTGCACAGGCCGCAAATACCAACTGTTCCGGCGGTACCTGCGTGTTCAGCGGTACCGGCAATGACGCGGTGAATAACGAAGCCGCGCGCCAGAGCAAAGAGCAGTGGAATGACACACAGCAGCTGCGTCATTCAATCAACCAGCGGGCGACCAAGAGCTTCAATAAGTTCGACAAAGCCGTGGATGCGCGCGATGCCTGCGAAGCCAGCCAAAACCTGAATGCCTACTGGGAACCTAACACTGAGCGCTGTCTTGACCGCCGCACCGGCCGCGCCCTGTTAGCACCGTAA
- the smrA gene encoding DNA endonuclease SmrA, with the protein MKDDEQLFSQEMADVRPLASDKRVVYLKSGGHPAAKNSVETEPERPENTFTTGFLDILPFDEPLEYKQSGVQQGVLDKLRAGKYPLEASLNLLRKPVETCRQELFNFFCESQTHSLRTLLIIHGRGRDDDSHANIVRSYVAKWLKQLDEVQAFSVALQRDGGAGACYVALKKTAQAKQENWERHAKRSR; encoded by the coding sequence ATGAAAGATGATGAGCAACTCTTCAGTCAGGAAATGGCCGACGTCAGGCCGCTGGCTAGCGATAAACGCGTGGTTTACCTCAAAAGCGGCGGGCATCCGGCGGCAAAGAATAGCGTGGAAACCGAACCTGAGCGGCCAGAGAACACCTTCACCACCGGCTTTCTTGATATTCTGCCTTTTGATGAGCCGTTGGAGTACAAACAGAGCGGCGTGCAGCAGGGCGTGTTGGATAAACTGCGGGCGGGGAAATATCCGTTAGAAGCCAGTTTGAATCTGCTCAGAAAGCCGGTCGAAACCTGTCGTCAGGAGCTGTTTAACTTCTTCTGCGAGTCACAAACCCACAGTTTACGCACGCTGCTGATTATCCATGGCCGTGGTCGTGACGATGACAGCCACGCCAACATTGTCAGAAGTTATGTCGCCAAATGGCTGAAGCAGCTCGATGAAGTGCAGGCGTTCAGCGTCGCGCTACAGCGAGACGGCGGGGCCGGGGCCTGTTATGTCGCGCTGAAGAAAACCGCCCAGGCCAAACAAGAGAACTGGGAACGCCATGCGAAACGCAGTCGTTAA
- the apbE gene encoding FAD:protein FMN transferase ApbE, whose protein sequence is MFQFKRSSISLALSLAGVIAGASLLSSCDNVTNSSKDALVIDGKTMGTFYRVSLQGVDKSREPELRKLIEAQLAEDDHEMSTYKEDSVLSRFNQYLGTAPQPISAGMADAIVTSLRIGQKTGGEMDITVGPLVNLWGFGPQKQPTKTPTDEQIAAARQEIGLQHLKVIQQSDGQYLQKDMPNMYVDLSTVGEGYATDHLARLMEANGISNYLVSVGGAVVSRGHNPKGNPWQVAIQKPTDKDNEVQAIVDLQGMGISTSGSYRNYYELDGKRLSHIIDPATGHPITHKLVSATVIASTALEADGWDTGLMVLGTKKAMALAEKEHLAVYLITKTPDGFEVHMTPQFKAYLRDPE, encoded by the coding sequence ATGTTCCAATTTAAGCGTTCCTCAATCTCGCTGGCATTAAGCCTGGCGGGGGTTATTGCCGGGGCAAGCCTGCTCTCATCCTGTGACAACGTCACTAATTCTTCGAAAGATGCGCTGGTCATTGACGGCAAAACCATGGGGACTTTCTACCGGGTTAGCCTGCAAGGCGTGGATAAGAGCCGCGAACCCGAGCTGCGTAAGCTGATTGAGGCGCAGCTGGCGGAAGATGACCACGAGATGTCGACCTACAAAGAAGACTCGGTGCTTTCACGCTTTAACCAATATCTGGGTACCGCGCCGCAGCCCATCAGCGCGGGGATGGCTGACGCCATTGTGACCTCGCTGCGTATCGGGCAGAAAACCGGTGGCGAAATGGATATCACCGTCGGCCCGTTGGTCAATTTGTGGGGCTTTGGCCCTCAAAAACAGCCAACCAAAACGCCGACCGATGAGCAAATTGCCGCCGCGCGTCAGGAGATTGGTTTACAGCATCTGAAAGTGATCCAGCAGAGTGACGGTCAGTATCTGCAAAAAGATATGCCGAACATGTATGTCGACCTGTCCACCGTGGGCGAAGGCTACGCCACCGACCATTTGGCGCGTTTGATGGAAGCTAACGGCATTAGCAACTATCTGGTGTCCGTCGGCGGCGCCGTGGTGTCTCGCGGGCACAACCCGAAGGGCAATCCTTGGCAGGTGGCGATTCAGAAGCCGACGGATAAAGATAATGAAGTGCAGGCCATTGTGGATCTACAGGGCATGGGCATCAGCACGTCGGGCAGTTATCGCAACTATTATGAGCTGGACGGCAAGCGCCTGTCGCACATCATTGACCCGGCGACCGGCCATCCGATCACCCACAAGCTGGTTTCCGCCACGGTGATTGCTTCTACCGCGCTGGAGGCCGATGGTTGGGACACCGGGCTGATGGTGCTCGGCACCAAAAAAGCCATGGCATTGGCAGAGAAAGAGCATCTGGCGGTGTACCTGATCACCAAAACCCCGGACGGCTTTGAGGTGCACATGACCCCGCAGTTTAAGGCGTATTTGCGCGATCCTGAGTAA
- the cbl gene encoding HTH-type transcriptional regulator Cbl → MNFQQLKIIRESARCNYNLTEVSNILFTSQSGVSRHIRELEDELGVEIFIRRGKRLLGLTEPGKELLAVAERILNEAQNIRRLADVFSKEDAGVLTIATTHTQARYSLPKVIKEFRAIYPGVRLELQQGSPQEVLAMLLGGQADIGIASERLINDPAVAAFPYYRWHHSVVVPNDHPLINQQPLTLQHLSEQPLITYRQGITGRSRIDEAFNRAGLSPDIVLSAQDSDVIKTYVELGLGVGIVADKAFEAERDSGLTLINAEHLFEANTVWLGLKRAQLQRNYVWRFIELCNPRLSVNEIKEKAFAQPQEEEVVIDYQI, encoded by the coding sequence GTGAATTTCCAACAGCTAAAAATCATTCGCGAGTCGGCGAGATGCAACTACAACCTGACGGAAGTTTCCAACATCCTGTTTACTTCTCAGTCGGGCGTGAGCCGCCATATCCGTGAGCTGGAAGATGAGCTGGGCGTGGAGATATTCATCCGTCGCGGCAAGCGTCTGCTGGGATTGACCGAGCCGGGTAAAGAGCTGCTGGCCGTCGCCGAGCGAATTCTGAATGAGGCGCAAAATATTCGCCGTCTGGCCGATGTGTTTTCTAAGGAAGACGCCGGGGTTCTGACTATCGCCACCACCCACACTCAGGCGCGCTATAGCTTGCCGAAGGTGATCAAGGAGTTCCGCGCTATTTATCCGGGCGTGCGCCTCGAGCTGCAACAGGGTTCGCCGCAGGAAGTGCTGGCCATGCTGTTAGGCGGCCAGGCGGACATTGGTATCGCCAGCGAAAGGCTGATCAACGATCCGGCCGTCGCCGCTTTCCCTTATTACCGTTGGCATCACTCGGTGGTAGTGCCTAACGATCATCCGCTAATTAACCAGCAACCGTTAACCTTGCAACACCTGAGCGAGCAACCGTTAATCACTTATCGTCAGGGCATCACAGGCCGTTCGCGCATTGACGAAGCCTTTAACCGCGCGGGCCTCAGCCCGGACATCGTGCTGAGCGCGCAGGACTCCGACGTGATTAAAACTTATGTCGAGTTAGGTCTGGGCGTGGGTATCGTCGCCGACAAAGCCTTTGAAGCAGAGCGCGACAGCGGCCTGACGCTCATCAACGCCGAACACCTGTTCGAAGCCAACACCGTCTGGCTAGGGTTGAAAAGGGCGCAGTTACAACGTAACTATGTTTGGCGATTTATCGAGCTGTGCAACCCACGGCTGTCAGTTAATGAGATTAAAGAGAAGGCTTTCGCACAGCCACAAGAGGAAGAAGTGGTTATTGATTATCAGATCTGA
- a CDS encoding DUF1161 domain-containing protein yields the protein MKKTMLAGLAILALAPLAAQASCDSVKADITQKIVANGLPEANFKLDIVPNDQADQAGGQVVGHCENDTQKIVYTKTSDRIDDSAKTGTSQDAPAQ from the coding sequence ATGAAAAAAACCATGTTAGCCGGACTGGCCATTCTCGCCCTCGCACCCTTAGCAGCTCAAGCATCATGCGACAGCGTGAAAGCCGATATCACCCAAAAAATCGTTGCTAACGGCTTGCCTGAAGCCAATTTCAAGTTAGATATCGTGCCAAATGATCAAGCCGATCAGGCTGGCGGTCAGGTAGTGGGTCACTGCGAAAACGACACGCAGAAAATCGTCTACACCAAGACTTCCGATCGCATCGATGACAGTGCCAAGACTGGGACGAGTCAGGATGCACCAGCACAGTAA
- the ydfG gene encoding bifunctional NADP-dependent 3-hydroxy acid dehydrogenase/3-hydroxypropionate dehydrogenase YdfG, translating into MIIFVTGATAGFGAEIARKFVKAGHQVIASGRRKERLADLKSELGDALYVVQLDVTNRASVGEAIAALPAEWRNIDVLVNNAGLALGLEKADKADVDDWENMIDTNAKGLVYMTRAVLPGMVERNVGHIINIGSTAGNWPYAGGNVYGATKAFVRQFSYNLRSDLHGTHVRVTNIEPGLCGGTEFSNVRFKGDDEKVSKTYDNTNPLTAADVAESVFWVSTLPAHVNINSIEMMPVSQSLAGLQVHREE; encoded by the coding sequence ATGATTATTTTTGTAACAGGCGCAACCGCTGGTTTTGGCGCTGAAATTGCCCGTAAATTTGTTAAAGCAGGTCATCAGGTTATCGCCTCTGGACGCCGAAAAGAGCGTCTGGCCGATTTGAAATCTGAGCTGGGCGATGCGCTGTACGTGGTGCAGCTAGATGTGACCAATCGCGCATCGGTTGGCGAAGCGATCGCCGCGCTGCCTGCCGAATGGCGCAATATCGACGTGCTGGTCAACAACGCCGGCTTGGCTTTGGGTCTGGAAAAAGCGGACAAAGCCGATGTGGATGACTGGGAAAACATGATTGATACCAACGCCAAAGGCTTGGTGTACATGACCCGTGCCGTTCTGCCGGGCATGGTTGAGCGCAACGTGGGCCACATCATTAACATCGGCTCAACGGCCGGTAACTGGCCATATGCCGGCGGCAACGTTTATGGCGCGACCAAGGCTTTCGTTCGCCAGTTCAGCTACAACCTGCGTTCCGACCTGCACGGCACTCACGTTCGCGTGACCAATATTGAGCCGGGCCTGTGCGGCGGCACTGAGTTCTCCAATGTGCGCTTCAAAGGCGATGACGAAAAGGTCAGCAAAACCTATGACAACACCAACCCACTGACCGCGGCCGACGTGGCTGAGTCCGTCTTCTGGGTGTCAACGTTGCCAGCTCACGTCAACATCAATAGCATTGAAATGATGCCAGTCAGCCAGTCTTTGGCGGGCTTGCAGGTGCATCGCGAAGAGTAA
- a CDS encoding LysR substrate-binding domain-containing protein has product MQDDLNDMAYFAAVVQHQGFTAAGRVIGVSKSVLSRRIEALEARLGVRLLNRTSRHFSVTDVGLRYAQECRKMLEQAQAARQVIDQSRQFPQGFLRVTAPVMMAEIVLAPIISQFLKLYPQVTCEVLAMNRTVDLLEENIDVAILSHNAPLESSSLYRRALGQLKNLLVASPEFIAQCSVAPSIDTLEQLPVLTRHATTPRSEWQLHHAELGSRSVQVQSRLRSNNLLVIKQAAIEGLGIALISEHVCADALAEGKLEVVMQEWHTAPSYISALYANKKGQSSALRAFLDYLSQAMGRE; this is encoded by the coding sequence GTGCAAGACGATCTGAATGACATGGCTTACTTCGCCGCCGTGGTGCAGCATCAGGGGTTCACCGCCGCGGGGCGGGTGATCGGCGTGTCGAAATCGGTACTGAGTCGACGCATTGAGGCGCTGGAGGCTCGTCTGGGCGTGCGGCTGTTAAATCGCACCTCGCGGCACTTTTCCGTGACGGACGTCGGCCTGCGTTATGCCCAAGAGTGTCGAAAAATGCTCGAGCAGGCTCAGGCCGCCCGGCAGGTGATTGACCAATCGCGGCAGTTCCCGCAAGGCTTTTTGCGCGTCACTGCCCCGGTGATGATGGCAGAAATCGTCCTCGCGCCGATTATTAGCCAATTTCTCAAGCTTTATCCGCAAGTGACCTGTGAAGTGCTGGCGATGAATCGCACCGTGGATCTGCTGGAGGAGAACATTGATGTGGCGATTCTCTCGCACAACGCGCCGCTGGAGAGCTCCTCGCTCTACCGTCGCGCTCTGGGGCAATTGAAAAATCTGTTGGTCGCCAGCCCTGAATTTATCGCCCAATGCTCCGTTGCGCCGAGTATCGACACCCTTGAGCAGTTGCCGGTGCTGACTCGCCATGCCACCACGCCGCGCAGCGAATGGCAGCTCCATCACGCCGAATTGGGCAGCCGAAGCGTGCAGGTGCAGTCCCGTTTGCGCAGCAATAATCTGCTGGTCATCAAGCAGGCCGCCATTGAGGGGCTGGGGATTGCGCTGATTTCAGAACACGTCTGCGCGGACGCGCTGGCAGAGGGAAAACTCGAGGTGGTGATGCAAGAGTGGCACACCGCGCCGTCGTATATTTCGGCGCTGTATGCCAATAAGAAAGGGCAATCCTCCGCCCTGCGCGCCTTTCTCGACTATTTAAGTCAGGCGATGGGGCGAGAGTGA
- a CDS encoding 2-hydroxyacid dehydrogenase, with protein MNVPLLSHVPLEAGYPERFAAAGFQLHYAITPESRVNLDPAVAESIRAVLTIGTIGLTGEEMDKLPNLAIICAQGVGYELVDVAAAKQRGIVVTHGPGTNSSSVADHTLALMLAITRQIPQMDAKVRRSDWTRAGTDVGGMFGKKLGILGLGNIGEQIARRCAGGFDMAVGYHNRNPLTDSLWRYFDSLHALAEWADYLVVATPGGQGTAKLVDASVLRALGEKGFLINISRGSVVDTQALVASLTQGDIAGAALDVIDGEPKVPEEIIPLTNLVITPHIGGRSPEAMNNMMTLVIDNLLAHFGGAPVLTPVRA; from the coding sequence ATGAATGTCCCGCTGCTAAGTCATGTCCCCCTCGAAGCCGGTTATCCAGAACGTTTTGCAGCCGCAGGCTTCCAGCTGCATTACGCCATAACCCCGGAAAGCCGGGTGAATCTCGACCCTGCCGTGGCCGAGAGCATCCGCGCCGTATTGACCATTGGCACTATCGGGCTGACGGGCGAAGAGATGGATAAGCTGCCGAATCTGGCCATTATCTGTGCACAGGGCGTGGGCTATGAGTTAGTTGACGTGGCCGCCGCCAAGCAGCGCGGCATTGTGGTGACTCACGGTCCCGGCACTAATAGCTCGTCGGTGGCAGACCATACGCTGGCGCTGATGCTGGCGATCACGCGCCAAATCCCGCAGATGGACGCCAAGGTGCGCCGCAGCGACTGGACCCGCGCCGGTACTGACGTCGGCGGCATGTTTGGCAAAAAACTCGGCATTCTCGGGCTAGGCAATATCGGCGAACAAATTGCACGCCGCTGCGCCGGTGGCTTCGACATGGCGGTCGGCTACCATAATCGCAATCCACTCACTGACAGCCTGTGGCGCTATTTTGACAGCCTGCACGCCTTGGCAGAGTGGGCCGATTATTTAGTCGTCGCGACGCCGGGCGGTCAGGGCACCGCCAAACTGGTAGATGCGTCAGTATTGCGCGCCTTGGGCGAGAAGGGCTTCTTAATCAACATCTCCCGCGGCAGCGTGGTCGACACCCAAGCCTTGGTTGCCAGCCTGACGCAGGGTGACATCGCTGGCGCAGCGCTGGACGTCATTGACGGCGAGCCAAAAGTCCCGGAGGAGATCATCCCGCTGACCAATCTGGTGATCACTCCGCACATCGGCGGGCGCTCTCCCGAGGCGATGAACAACATGATGACGTTGGTGATCGACAACCTGCTGGCCCATTTTGGTGGCGCGCCGGTGCTGACTCCCGTCCGTGCCTGA
- a CDS encoding MFS transporter yields MSFKFSLPAGSALPLLVAGAFFMENLDATVIVTALPQMAQAFGVHPVDMNIGVSAYILTTTVFIPASGWIANRFGTRKVFSMAIVLFALASILCSVSTSLATFTAARMLQGFSGALMVPVGRLVVLRNTSKSDLIRAIATITWPGLVAPIIGPPLGGFITTFASWHWIFIINVPLSLVALYFSQKLVPALPGEKGVPFDWLGFVLTGAACLGLMFGLDLFNQHGVSWLPITCVAASILLGALTVLHSIRAPFPLLPMVAMKIKSYAVTIYGGSLFRIAIGALPFLLPLMFQLGYGMSAFDAGLLVLAVFAGNLAMKPFTSAILHRFKFRSVMLVNGVLNSLTIFACALLTPEVPTSLTLLLLFASGMTRSMQFTALNTLTFSQVPSEQMGGANTLANTVQQLSTGLGITIGALSLRVAEHFQTDAGSSVHLEQFHVAFIIIGLFSLVGTLNNLSLSPTAGDEIRRKKAPSAPAASGGK; encoded by the coding sequence ATGTCGTTCAAATTCAGCCTCCCTGCTGGCTCCGCCTTGCCTTTATTGGTGGCGGGCGCATTCTTCATGGAGAACCTAGACGCTACGGTGATTGTCACCGCGCTGCCGCAAATGGCGCAGGCGTTTGGCGTACACCCGGTCGATATGAATATCGGCGTTTCGGCCTATATTCTGACTACCACGGTGTTTATTCCGGCCAGCGGCTGGATTGCCAATCGCTTCGGCACGCGTAAAGTTTTCTCGATGGCCATCGTGCTTTTTGCACTGGCGTCGATCCTCTGCTCGGTCAGTACCAGCCTCGCCACCTTTACCGCAGCCCGCATGTTGCAAGGCTTTTCCGGCGCATTGATGGTGCCGGTTGGGCGTCTGGTGGTGCTGAGAAATACCTCCAAGTCTGATTTGATCCGCGCCATCGCCACTATCACCTGGCCGGGGCTGGTTGCGCCGATTATCGGCCCGCCGCTGGGTGGTTTTATTACCACTTTTGCCTCCTGGCACTGGATTTTCATCATTAACGTGCCGCTCTCTCTGGTGGCGCTTTATTTCAGCCAGAAGCTGGTTCCCGCGCTGCCCGGTGAAAAAGGGGTGCCATTCGACTGGCTGGGATTTGTGCTGACCGGCGCGGCCTGTCTGGGCCTGATGTTTGGTCTGGATCTGTTTAATCAGCACGGGGTGAGCTGGTTGCCAATCACCTGCGTGGCGGCAAGCATCCTGCTGGGAGCCTTAACGGTGCTGCACTCCATCCGCGCACCTTTCCCACTGCTGCCGATGGTGGCGATGAAGATAAAAAGTTACGCCGTCACTATTTATGGCGGTTCGCTGTTCCGTATCGCCATCGGCGCCCTGCCTTTTCTGCTGCCTTTGATGTTCCAGCTGGGCTATGGCATGAGTGCTTTTGATGCCGGTCTGCTGGTGCTGGCGGTGTTTGCCGGAAATCTGGCGATGAAGCCTTTTACCTCGGCCATTCTGCATCGCTTTAAGTTTCGCTCGGTCATGTTGGTCAACGGGGTGCTTAACAGCCTGACTATTTTTGCCTGCGCGCTGCTGACTCCTGAGGTACCGACCTCGCTGACATTATTGCTACTCTTCGCCAGCGGCATGACGCGTTCAATGCAGTTCACCGCGTTAAATACCCTAACATTTTCTCAGGTGCCGAGTGAGCAAATGGGCGGCGCGAACACCCTGGCAAACACTGTGCAGCAGCTTTCCACCGGGTTGGGCATTACCATTGGCGCCCTTTCACTGCGCGTGGCGGAGCATTTCCAGACCGACGCCGGAAGTTCGGTGCACCTCGAGCAGTTCCACGTGGCCTTCATTATTATCGGGCTGTTTTCGCTGGTCGGCACCTTGAATAACCTGTCCCTTAGCCCGACCGCCGGGGATGAAATCCGCCGTAAAAAAGCCCCGTCAGCCCCTGCTGCCTCGGGCGGAAAATAA
- the glgX gene encoding glycogen debranching protein GlgX encodes MAKKASPKSTTSAETPAAKPSTAPHKQVNVAVDEGGVRIIHPYSDGEIVKSFDSGHQTRVREGLPVPLGATWDGLGVNFALFSANATKVELCLFNDEGEQYDVIELPEYTDEVWHGYLPDARPGLLYAYRVHGPYDPHNGHRFNPAKLLLDPYAKQIVGELKWDDALFAYDMQSDKKDLHLDNRDSAEFLPKCRVIDPAFSWARSRKNHIPWEETLIYETHVRGYTMRHPAVPEHLRGTFSGLSTPQIVDYIKSLGVTSVELMPIHAFTDDRHLQEKGLHNFWGYNTLSFFAPHPQYMATHTVNEFKQMIATLHAAGIEVILDVVYNHTAEGNELGPTLSFKGIDNASYYRLMPDNKRYYINDTGTGNTLNLSHPRVLQMVTDSLRYWATEMQVDGFRFDLATILGRESYGFDEGCGFLDTCRQDPVLSQCKLIAEPWDCGPGGYQVGGFPPGWTEWNDRFRDSVRKFWRGDESQLAQFATRLSGSADLFNHRGRKPYASVNFITAHDGFTLNDLVSYENKHNEANGEDGQDGSDNNISANYGVEGPTDDPAINELRLRQMRNMLATLLFSQGTPMLLAGDEFARSQNGNNNAYCQDTDIAWVNWNIEDKGKSMILFTYRLIALRKRFPILHRGRFLTGAVHEKLNVKDVSWFQPRGEEMTDEAWADPHAKSIAMLLDGRAQPTGLLRYGSLSTVLLLFNASHEEVVFTLPSVAHGESWRHIFDTFQPDDVNEHNFDFGREYICPSRTVALFELISAGKHSA; translated from the coding sequence ATGGCAAAAAAAGCATCCCCTAAATCCACAACTTCCGCCGAAACCCCAGCCGCCAAGCCCTCCACCGCGCCTCACAAGCAAGTGAATGTCGCCGTGGATGAGGGTGGCGTCAGGATCATTCATCCCTACAGCGATGGTGAAATCGTCAAAAGCTTCGACTCGGGGCACCAAACGCGGGTCCGGGAAGGTTTACCCGTGCCTTTGGGTGCAACTTGGGACGGTTTGGGGGTCAACTTCGCCCTATTCTCTGCCAATGCCACCAAAGTCGAGCTGTGCCTGTTCAACGATGAAGGCGAGCAGTATGACGTCATTGAACTGCCGGAATACACCGACGAGGTGTGGCACGGTTATCTGCCCGACGCCCGCCCCGGCCTGCTGTATGCCTACCGGGTGCACGGGCCTTATGACCCGCATAACGGTCACCGTTTCAACCCGGCCAAATTGCTGCTCGACCCTTATGCCAAGCAGATTGTCGGCGAACTGAAATGGGACGATGCGCTGTTTGCCTATGACATGCAGAGCGACAAAAAGGACCTCCACCTCGACAATCGCGACAGCGCCGAATTTTTGCCGAAGTGCCGCGTGATTGACCCGGCCTTCTCCTGGGCCAGATCGCGCAAGAACCATATTCCGTGGGAAGAGACGCTGATTTATGAAACGCACGTGCGCGGCTATACCATGCGTCATCCGGCGGTGCCAGAACATCTGCGCGGTACCTTCTCAGGCTTGAGCACCCCGCAAATCGTTGATTACATTAAGTCGCTGGGCGTGACTTCGGTAGAGCTGATGCCGATCCACGCCTTTACCGACGATCGCCATTTGCAGGAGAAAGGGCTGCACAACTTCTGGGGCTACAACACCCTGAGTTTCTTCGCGCCGCACCCGCAATACATGGCGACCCACACGGTGAACGAATTCAAACAGATGATCGCCACCCTGCACGCGGCGGGCATTGAGGTGATCCTCGACGTGGTTTACAACCATACGGCGGAAGGCAACGAGCTTGGCCCGACCCTCTCCTTCAAAGGGATTGATAACGCCAGCTACTACCGCCTGATGCCAGACAATAAGCGTTATTACATCAATGACACCGGCACCGGCAACACCCTGAATCTGAGCCATCCGCGCGTGCTGCAAATGGTGACTGACTCCCTGCGCTACTGGGCGACCGAGATGCAGGTTGACGGTTTCCGCTTCGACCTGGCAACTATTCTGGGGCGTGAAAGTTATGGTTTTGATGAAGGCTGCGGCTTCCTCGACACCTGTCGTCAGGACCCGGTGCTCAGCCAGTGCAAACTGATAGCAGAGCCTTGGGACTGCGGCCCCGGCGGCTATCAGGTAGGCGGCTTCCCTCCCGGCTGGACCGAGTGGAATGACCGTTTCCGCGACTCCGTGCGCAAGTTCTGGCGTGGCGACGAAAGCCAGCTGGCGCAGTTCGCCACCCGGCTCTCTGGTTCTGCCGACCTATTTAACCATCGCGGCCGTAAGCCTTACGCCTCGGTGAACTTTATTACCGCCCACGACGGTTTCACCCTCAACGATTTAGTCTCTTATGAGAACAAACACAATGAGGCCAATGGTGAAGACGGTCAGGACGGCAGCGATAACAATATTTCCGCCAACTACGGGGTTGAAGGACCGACTGACGATCCGGCGATTAATGAGCTAAGGCTGCGGCAAATGCGCAATATGCTGGCGACGCTGCTGTTCTCACAGGGCACGCCGATGCTGCTGGCGGGCGATGAATTCGCCCGCTCGCAAAACGGCAACAACAACGCCTACTGTCAGGATACCGACATCGCCTGGGTAAACTGGAACATCGAGGATAAAGGCAAGTCGATGATCCTCTTTACCTATCGGCTAATTGCGCTGAGGAAGCGTTTCCCCATTCTGCACCGTGGGCGTTTCCTGACGGGTGCCGTGCATGAAAAGCTGAATGTGAAGGATGTGAGCTGGTTCCAGCCACGCGGCGAGGAGATGACCGACGAGGCTTGGGCCGATCCTCACGCCAAAAGCATCGCCATGCTGCTCGATGGCCGCGCACAGCCTACCGGGTTACTGCGCTACGGCTCGCTAAGTACCGTGCTGCTGTTGTTTAACGCCTCACATGAAGAGGTGGTGTTCACCTTACCGTCGGTGGCTCACGGCGAGAGCTGGCGGCACATTTTTGACACCTTCCAGCCGGATGATGTCAATGAGCACAACTTTGATTTTGGCCGGGAATACATCTGCCCGTCGCGCACCGTGGCGCTGTTCGAGCTAATAAGCGCCGGTAAGCACTCGGCGTAA
- a CDS encoding FMN-dependent NADH-azoreductase, with protein sequence MKILHIDSSPFVETSVTRELSAWIVAELLKINPDAAVRYRDVGTTPPPHLSAAAMTIFHDAKETAITPELQQEIDGIYQSIEEVMASDVIVIGAPMYNHSISSNLKAWIDQISQKGITFTYTHGGVKGLVTDKKVFIASSRGGIYSSEAGRLHDFQEPYLVSILALMGMNDVSVITAEGVSMSAIGRETALERARQSLREAISGE encoded by the coding sequence ATGAAAATCTTACATATTGATTCCAGCCCCTTTGTTGAAACCTCCGTCACCCGCGAGTTATCGGCGTGGATTGTCGCTGAACTGCTGAAGATCAACCCGGACGCCGCCGTGCGTTATCGCGATGTAGGTACCACGCCGCCGCCGCACTTATCAGCAGCAGCCATGACCATTTTCCATGACGCCAAAGAGACGGCGATCACCCCTGAGCTGCAACAGGAAATCGACGGCATTTATCAATCCATCGAAGAGGTGATGGCCAGCGACGTCATTGTGATTGGCGCGCCGATGTACAACCATTCTATTTCCAGCAACCTCAAAGCCTGGATCGATCAGATTTCGCAAAAGGGCATCACTTTCACCTATACCCACGGCGGGGTTAAGGGCCTAGTCACGGATAAAAAAGTGTTTATTGCTTCATCGCGTGGCGGGATTTACTCCTCAGAAGCCGGGCGGCTGCACGATTTTCAGGAACCTTATTTAGTTTCTATTCTGGCGCTGATGGGTATGAATGACGTCAGCGTGATCACCGCCGAAGGCGTCAGCATGAGCGCCATTGGCCGGGAAACCGCGCTGGAGAGGGCGCGTCAGTCGCTGCGCGAAGCTATCAGTGGCGAATGA